The proteins below are encoded in one region of Neodiprion virginianus isolate iyNeoVirg1 chromosome 7, iyNeoVirg1.1, whole genome shotgun sequence:
- the LOC124308419 gene encoding gustatory receptor for sugar taste 43a-like has protein sequence MRTFFSEPKTLREAIKPLVYLNWLLGLGIFRQPNHTAFMHFAMQLHTVIANTMRLIITYIGMAVALQKLDYGNMSPMSIMMYKTLMWISSCIVVSTPLLVWIRKKSCRGCLQGMTALEDLFQSTLGIENNYKKLHTRINVRSIIGVLIGSIVSISDQAMNPDRFQGPLNIWDFFIFAAVHQPTLIIILLDLIFCVSIECVREKFRSLNDSLLKLARQTATLSSNESLSIAVRVNVNTTPRNGRERKPLQSMTTKQYYFLRKIRKAHWELCKLAKQINDTFGLQNLMFMGISFVMITGLLYTIYSAYTWHNSTRYKTFEITTATVWVAVFTSHIWMICHLCCSTSNEAQRTREILCEFSTANINDAELQTEVDKFAVQTSQNPVKFDACGFFYMDYTFVQSVIGSITTYLVILIQMSG, from the exons ATGCGGACGTTCTTCTCAGAGCCAAAAACTTTACGGGAAGCTATCAAGCCCTTGGTTTATTTAAACTGGCTCTTGGGATTGGGCATTTTTCGACAACCGAATCACACTGCCTTCATGCATTTTGCTATGCAATTACATACTGTTATTGCTAATACGATGAGGCTAATCATCACTTACATAGGTATGGCTGTCGCACTACAAAAGCTAGATTACGGAAACATGTCCCCAATGTCTATCATGATGTATAAGACACTTATGTGGATAAGTTCCTGCATCGTAGTGAGTACACCACTGTTAGTATGGATCCGAAAAAag TCGTGTAGAGGGTGTTTGCAAGGGATGACTGCCTTAGAAGATCTGTTTCAATCTACTCTTggaattgaaaacaattataaaaaattacacactCGTATAAATGTCCGATCGATCATCGGTGTCTTAATCGGGTCCATAGTGAGCATTTCGGACCAGGCCATGAACCCAGACAGGTTTCAGGGGCCGTTAAATATATGggatttctttattttcgcGGCTGTACATCAACCAACActcattatcattttattgGACCTCATCTTCTGCGTATCGATAGA GTGTgtcagagaaaaatttcgaagctTGAACGACAGTCTACTCAAATTGGCAAGACAGACTGCCACCTTGTCCTCTAATGAAAGCCTGTCAATTGCTGTTCGAGTTAATGTTAATACCACACCAAGGAATGGAAGGGAAAGAAAGCCACTTCAGAGCATGACGACCAAACAGTATTACTTTTTACGGAAAATCCG aaaagCTCACTGGGAACTCTGCAAACTTGCAAAACAGATTAACGACACTTTCGGACTACAAAATTTGATGTTTATGGGAATATCGTTCGTCATGATTACAGGATTATTATACACCATTTATAGTGCTTATACATGGCACAATTCGACACGATAcaaaacttttgaaataaCTACAGCCACCGTGTGGGTGGCCGTTTTCACGTCACATATTTGGATGATTTGTCACTTATGCTGTAGTACCAGCAATGAG GCTCAACGGACTAGAGAAattctttgtgaattttcaacagCAAATATTAATGACGCAGAACTTCAGACCGAG GTCGACAAATTCGCAGTACAGACGTCTCAGAATCCCGTCAAATTTGACGCCTGCGGTTTCTTTTACATGGATTACACGTTTGTTCAAAGC GTAATTGGGTCGATAACGACATATCTTGTAATCCTTATCCAGATGAGTGGATGA
- the LOC124309463 gene encoding gustatory and pheromone receptor 32a-like, translating into MTYFAWDSITEASHFHGASATVLVMYKTITYINSCVTIVSPFSVWLRRKALADCLQQMTTLEHVFHHSVGVKRNFKSMYIRLASVVFLIVSVTGCVTIYDFTQVPKESVSLMNIFSVTILIHYPLIVTLLLDLNFCVRAGYLRRKFRDLNRILPRLAENLFTSCSNKKRKIKGAKMVHKIDRAETAHSTRDVSDLLSEIRKAYSELCKLTRTVNYAFGIQNLLSMGISFVVVTGMLYTICRALSLGGLTYATVRNIISATLWSGIYILKILVISHICWRTGNEARRTGKLIYDLLESRVDKNLQNEIEAFSVQIIQHPIEFNAHGFFTLDFTLVQSMIASVTTYLVILLQLSPSNGQT; encoded by the exons ATGACTTACTTCGCGTGGGATTCGATCACAGAAGCTTCACATTTCCACGGTGCTTCAGCCACCGTTCTTGTCATGTATAAAACGATCACGTACATTAACTCTTGTGTCACCATCGTTTCCCCATTTTCGGTTTGGCTACGAAGAAAG GCGTTGGCTGACTGTTTACAACAAATGACGACCTTGGAACACGTATTTCACCATTCCGTTGGAGTCAAAAGGAATTTCAAATCCATGTATATTCGTCTAGCCAGTGTAGTTTTCCTCATTGTTTCAGTAACCGGATGTGTAACAATATACGACTTCACACAGGTGCCGAAAGAGAGCGTATCTCTCATGAACATTTTCAGTGTCACAATTTTGATACATTATCCGTTGATTGTCACACTTCTGCTGGACTTGAACTTCTGCGTCAGGGCAGG ATACCTTCGAAGGAAATTCCGAGATTTGAATCGAATTTTGCCAAGATTGGCAGAAAACCTTTTCACGTCTTGTTCCAACAAGAAACGTAAAATTAAAGGAGCAAAGATGGTGCATAAAATTGATAGAGCGGAAACCGCACACTCTACTAGGGACGTTTCAGACTTGTTGAGTGAAATTCG GAAAGCTTACTCGGAACTCTGCAAGCTGACTCGAACGGTAAACTATGCCTTTGGAATACAAAATCTATTGTCCATGGGAATATCCTTCGTCGTAGTTACTGGAATGCTATACACTATTTGCCGTGCTCTGTCATTGGGAGGTCTTACCTATGCCACCGTCCGGAACATAATTTCGGCGACCCTTTGGAGTGGAATATACATCCTCAAGATTTTGGTGATCAGTCATATTTGCTGGCGGACTGGCAATGAG GCACGACGAACCGGGAAGTTGATCTACGACCTTCTGGAATCCAGAGTCGATAAGAATCTTCAAAATGAG ATTGAAGCATTCTCAGTACAGATCATTCAGCATCCCATAGAGTTCAATGCTCATGGATTCTTCACTCTAGACTTCACCCTTGTTCAAAGT ATGATTGCATCCGTAACAACGTATCTGGTGATCCTTCTGCAATTGAGTCCTTCCAATGGTCAAACCTAA
- the LOC124309464 gene encoding gustatory and pheromone receptor 32a-like, whose product MILTLINIFKIWVTNHSCWDTSNEAQKTGEVIYDLFKPNAKDERLQKQIHEFSVQIIQNPVKFDACGFFAMDYTAVQSVISSITTYLVILIQMSH is encoded by the exons ATGATATTGACACtcataaacattttcaaaatttgggTGACTAATCACTCGTGTTGGGACACCAGCAATGAG GCACAAAAAACTGGTGAAGTTATTTATGACCTCTTCAAACCAAATGCGAAAGATGAACGACTGCAAAAACAG ATCCATGAATTTTCCGTACAGATTATTCAGAACCCCGTGAAATTTGATGCCTGTGGCTTCTTCGCCATGGATTACACAGCTGTTCAAAGC GTAATTAGCTCGATAACGACATATCTTGTAATCCTTATCCAAATGAGCCACTGA
- the LOC124309465 gene encoding G-protein coupled receptor Mth2-like, with translation MFTTRGSAVIFLPLILCSIRISVYGHRQALQRFFTSDETKKLLNSSDSVKYSNNISVQDVPLSLREDKINKFTVSICCPLGTARYQESCIEDPTNMSLPRIKDFVEDNHNETNELWLNYRTIEKDPCIFTWMKSSVHKNYHLLRNGSLCTADFAEGSLWDLDHYCIYREPGWTEYSVKVCYPWIAENPWDMLFLVLSTIVMLIILIAYSIVPELRNLNGKIFRCYIATYIVTYIGSFVIFSTTEKDRYADLFNLFVTLTRYCAGSCALWLNMMSYNIWKTFRKIRSVSHDTREREARRFFCYAVYAWVTPAIAIGTLTIIQRYVPAFRSDTARYEIVKWSCSLGVTVLFTCNAYRYTSTALSIRRQKKDTKQLVDGLNRHRDNAEQWFNLHLKLFVIMGGHIIVWVIWLFWRTPAMTHIMSLLEFVQSILLFYIFLWKDNIKRSLREQLGTAYLRIRHRFKTPEFQPQI, from the exons ATGTTCACGACTCGGGGATCCGCAGTCATTTTTCTTCCGTTGATTCTGTGTTCGATCCGAATCAGTGTTTACGGCCATAGACAAGCGTTGCAGAGATTTTTCACATCTGACGAAACTAAAAAACTTCTAAACTCTTCTGACAGTGTGAAATACTCGAATAATATTTCTGTTCAAGATGTGCCATTGTCATTGCGTGAGGATAAGATTAACAAATTCACAGTCTCGATCTGCTGCCCTTTGGGAACGGCTCGATACCAAGAGAGTTGCATAGAAGATCCGACCAACATGTCTTTGCCCAGAATCAAAGACTTCGTCGAAGATAACCATAATGAAACGAATGAGTTATGGCTGAATTATCGTACAATTGAAAAAGATCCATGCATCTTTACATGGATGAAGTCTTCGGTGCACAAGAATTATCATCTGCTGCGAAATGGATCACTATGTACGGCAGACTTTGCCGAAGGATCGCTCTGGGACTTGGATCATTATTGTATTTATCGTGAGCCAGGATGGACTGAATATTCGGTTAAAGTGTGTTACCCGTGGATAGCTGAAAATCCTTGGGACATGTTGTTCTTGGTGCTTTCCACTATCGTCATGCTGATAATCCTCATCGCTTACAGCATCGTACCAGAGTTGCGGAATCTTAATGGAAAGATATTTCGCTGTTACATCGCTACCTACATTGTCACCTACATCGGTTCGTTCGTGATATTCAGTACAACTGAAAAAGACAGATACGCCGATTTGTTTAACCTATTTG TAACACTGACGCGTTACTGCGCGGGCTCTTGCGCGCTATGGCTAAACATGATGAGTTACAACATTTGGAAAACATTCCG GAAAATACGATCGGTCAGTCATGACACGCGGGAACGTGAAGCAAGAAGGTTTTTTTGTTACGCCGTTTACGCTTGGGTCACACCAGCCATTGCCATTGGGACTCTTACAATCATTCAAAGATATGTCCCAGCCTTTCGAAGCGACACAGCAA GGTATGAAATTGTAAAGTGGAGCTGCTCACTAGGTGTCACAGTTCTTTTCACCTGCAACGCCTACCGGTACACCTCAACTGCGCTCTCGATCAGACGTCAAAAAAAAGACACCAAGCAACTGGTCGATGGTCTGAATAGACACCGAGATAATGCCGAGCAATG GTTCAACCTGCATCTGAAACTATTTGTGATAATGGGAGGTCACATAATCGTTTGGGTGATTTGGCTCTTCTGGCGCACACCAGCGATGACTCATATAATGTCGCTTTTGGAATTCGTGCAGAGCATTCTTTTATTCTACATATTTCTATGGAAAGATAATATCAAGAGATCATTACGTGAGCAATTGGGTACTGCGTATTTAAGAATAAGGCATCGCTTCAAGACACCTGAGTTCCAACCGCAAATTTGA